The following coding sequences are from one Natrarchaeobaculum sulfurireducens window:
- a CDS encoding methionine synthase yields the protein MSNENKDQFRPEGHENEHFLLSTVVGSYPKPKWLNRAKELYEDPDHTFDADDYQEATDDAARLITQEHERAGLDVVVDGEMRRNEMVEFFAHRIEGYEFNGPVKVWGHNYFDKPSVVSEVEYTDSWLVDEYEFTASATDRPVKVPITGPYTLANWSFNEAYDDDDDLTLDLADLVNEEIEKLVEAGARYIQIDEPALATTPDDHAIVGEALEHIVADIPEEVRIGLHVCYGDYSRIYPEILEFPVDEFDLELANGDYDQLDVFKDPEFTADLALGVTDVHVADVESVEQIEENIEKGLEIVPPEQLVVSPDCGVKLLPREVAYGKMANMVEAARNVEAKLDAGEIDLERAHAPADD from the coding sequence ATGAGCAACGAGAACAAAGATCAGTTCCGACCTGAGGGCCACGAGAACGAGCACTTCCTGCTGTCGACCGTCGTCGGCAGCTACCCCAAACCCAAGTGGCTCAACCGCGCAAAGGAACTCTATGAGGACCCCGACCACACGTTCGACGCCGACGACTACCAGGAGGCGACAGACGACGCTGCCCGTCTGATTACGCAGGAACACGAGCGTGCGGGCTTAGACGTCGTCGTCGACGGCGAGATGCGCCGAAACGAGATGGTCGAGTTCTTCGCCCACCGAATCGAGGGCTACGAGTTCAACGGCCCGGTCAAGGTCTGGGGACACAACTACTTCGATAAGCCCTCCGTCGTCTCGGAAGTCGAGTACACCGACTCCTGGCTCGTCGACGAGTACGAGTTCACCGCGAGCGCGACCGACCGCCCGGTCAAGGTGCCGATCACCGGCCCGTACACGCTCGCCAACTGGTCGTTCAACGAAGCCTACGACGACGACGATGACCTGACACTCGACCTCGCAGACCTCGTCAACGAGGAGATCGAAAAGCTCGTCGAGGCCGGTGCCCGCTACATCCAGATCGACGAACCCGCGCTCGCGACCACGCCCGACGACCACGCTATCGTCGGCGAGGCACTCGAACACATCGTCGCCGACATCCCCGAGGAGGTCCGCATCGGCCTGCACGTCTGTTACGGCGACTACTCGCGGATCTACCCCGAGATCCTCGAGTTCCCCGTCGACGAGTTCGACCTCGAACTCGCAAACGGCGATTACGACCAACTCGACGTCTTCAAAGACCCCGAGTTCACGGCCGATCTCGCACTCGGCGTCACGGACGTCCACGTCGCCGACGTCGAATCCGTCGAGCAGATCGAAGAAAACATCGAAAAGGGCCTCGAGATCGTCCCGCCGGAACAGCTCGTCGTCTCACCTGACTGCGGCGTAAAACTGCTCCCACGTGAGGTCGCCTACGGCAAGATGGCAAACATGGTCGAAGCCGCCCGCAACGTCGAGGCCAAACTCGACGCCGGCGAAATCGACCTCGAGCGAGCGCA
- a CDS encoding VOC family protein, protein MQIDHVPFAYSDLEAISDEFTRLGLTPEYGGVHGNEVTHMSVLGFGDRSYVELIAERTEGDHDFWPAHIRADAGPAAWCVRVPDVVETCKRMLERGVPVRGPLSDSRERDDGTLLEWDRAEFGTEEDRLLLPFAIADRTPLSARVEPSASVADGPLTGIAQVVLGVHDLEAAIDLFRDCYRIPTPIRGTVPDFGTVAAVPGFPIAFATPASGSDGWLAGRLETFPDGPCSCLLATDDLGAARERYPLEDAIEWPDGRVAFFESELLGKRLGVLEQA, encoded by the coding sequence ATGCAAATCGACCACGTTCCCTTCGCGTACAGCGACCTCGAGGCGATTAGCGACGAGTTCACCCGACTAGGGCTCACACCCGAGTACGGTGGCGTCCATGGCAACGAGGTCACTCACATGTCCGTCCTCGGCTTCGGCGACCGATCGTACGTCGAACTCATCGCAGAACGTACCGAGGGTGATCACGACTTCTGGCCCGCACACATCCGGGCGGACGCTGGCCCGGCCGCGTGGTGCGTTCGCGTCCCGGACGTCGTCGAGACGTGCAAACGGATGCTCGAGCGTGGGGTCCCCGTTCGTGGACCGCTATCCGACTCGCGCGAGCGCGACGATGGGACACTTCTCGAGTGGGATCGCGCCGAGTTCGGAACCGAGGAGGACCGACTCCTCCTCCCGTTCGCCATCGCGGACCGGACACCGCTGTCAGCCCGCGTCGAACCAAGCGCGAGCGTCGCCGACGGTCCCCTGACCGGTATCGCACAGGTCGTCCTCGGAGTCCATGATCTCGAGGCCGCCATCGACCTGTTTCGTGACTGCTACCGGATTCCGACACCGATCCGTGGGACGGTCCCTGATTTCGGGACGGTCGCCGCCGTTCCCGGATTCCCCATCGCGTTCGCGACGCCCGCGTCGGGGAGTGACGGCTGGCTGGCCGGTCGCCTCGAGACATTCCCCGATGGGCCGTGTTCGTGTCTGCTCGCCACTGACGACCTCGGGGCTGCTCGAGAACGGTATCCGCTGGAGGACGCCATCGAGTGGCCCGATGGCCGGGTGGCGTTCTTCGAGTCGGAACTGCTCGGCAAACGACTTGGCGTGCTCGAGCAGGCCTGA
- a CDS encoding 5-methyltetrahydropteroyltriglutamate--homocysteine methyltransferase, with the protein MTEYVSTTPGCYPLPDWAKDDLSDLKGHQKHDLIGGDEREEIVTVYDEAREELIGVQQDAGLDRIVEGQLRWDDMIAHPLAVHDAVETRGIVRYYDNNNFYREPVVQGDLDFSGDVAGELEAAAELVDDGLQAVLPGPYSLADLATDEQYGDEADFLAAIADFLAGEVDAFPAVETLFLLEPSLVENAPDDGLDERASEAIDQVAAATDADVIVQPYWGALEEKVYAHLLDADVEAVGFDFVADQDQNLYNIQEYGATDDVSLGLADGQNTLVEDPEAIRDRVDWVFDQLPVSEFETVYLTTNTETFYLPYAKHEEKLAVLAEAAELAEVTAA; encoded by the coding sequence ATGACTGAGTACGTTTCGACCACGCCCGGGTGTTATCCGCTCCCGGACTGGGCGAAAGACGACCTCTCGGATCTGAAAGGCCACCAGAAACACGATCTCATCGGCGGTGACGAACGCGAAGAGATCGTCACCGTCTACGACGAGGCCCGCGAGGAACTGATCGGCGTCCAGCAAGACGCTGGCCTCGACCGAATCGTCGAGGGACAACTACGGTGGGACGACATGATCGCCCACCCGCTGGCCGTCCACGACGCCGTCGAGACCCGCGGTATCGTCCGCTACTACGACAACAACAACTTCTACCGCGAGCCCGTCGTCCAGGGCGACCTCGACTTCTCCGGTGACGTCGCAGGCGAACTCGAGGCCGCGGCCGAACTCGTCGACGACGGCCTGCAGGCCGTTCTCCCCGGCCCGTACTCGCTCGCCGACCTCGCGACGGACGAACAGTACGGCGACGAGGCCGACTTCCTGGCTGCGATCGCCGACTTCCTCGCCGGCGAGGTCGACGCGTTCCCCGCCGTCGAGACGCTGTTCTTGCTCGAGCCTTCGCTCGTCGAGAACGCGCCCGACGACGGTCTCGACGAACGCGCAAGCGAGGCGATCGATCAGGTCGCCGCCGCGACGGACGCCGACGTTATCGTCCAGCCCTACTGGGGGGCACTCGAGGAGAAGGTCTACGCTCACCTGCTCGACGCCGACGTCGAGGCAGTCGGCTTCGATTTCGTCGCCGACCAGGACCAGAACCTCTACAACATCCAGGAGTACGGCGCGACCGACGACGTCTCGCTCGGCCTCGCAGACGGGCAGAACACGCTCGTCGAGGACCCCGAAGCGATCCGCGACCGGGTCGACTGGGTGTTCGACCAGCTGCCAGTCTCGGAGTTCGAGACCGTCTATCTCACGACGAACACGGAGACGTTCTACCTACCCTATGCTAAACACGAGGAGAAACTCGCCGTCCTCGCCGAAGCCGCGGAACTCGCGGAGGTGACCGCCGCATGA